In Rhineura floridana isolate rRhiFlo1 chromosome 22, rRhiFlo1.hap2, whole genome shotgun sequence, a single genomic region encodes these proteins:
- the TDRD10 gene encoding tudor domain-containing protein 10 isoform X1, translated as MQPKTTFAFFAAASHCWVMFNLRSTTIPRSFSHALLLSQVAVSPDPLRMSNHNTERNNPKTHKNLGNPPRHPGSFRKKDSEVFIGNLPLDVKEMEMVLLLKEFGVKSVKKCMSLCSSFVFLELASPEAVQLAVQCLNGSLVRGRRITVAVAEDRRPHEPAKINTGMPDLELVLCEELGLNSDPVPKADTQILTPSKQKALYAVPIEMRTSFLVHMLKDCFQEVSWLLSIAKVTGKVGLLVMDTIPQSPYFWAIHLTKECHQNMQKLFTALAEVESQVPFLIKQDVHQGTRCLAECVVGNEGNAWNRCWVLEKAEDLAMVFFVDFGHSATVPLNSLRKLDRDEFWKIKPLAQPFALQEGVFPPQVMMRQILEGKVVGQLQREPHILKFALEAN; from the exons atgcagcccaaaaccacgtttgccttttttgccgcagcatcacactgctgggtcatgttcaacttgcgatccactacaattccaaggtccttctcacatgcactactgctaagccag GTTGCTGTCTCCCCAGACCCCTTGAGGAT GTCAAACCACAACACTGAGAGGAATAATCCCAAAACTCACAAGAACCTTGGGAATCCACCCAGGCATCCTG GGTCTTTCAGGAAAAAAGATTCAGAAGTTTTCATCGGTAATCTCCCACTGGATGTCAAAGAG ATGGAAATGGTGCTCTTGCTGAAGGAGTTCGGTGTGAAGTCCGTCAAGAAGTGCATGTCGCTTTGTAGCAG TTTTGTGTTTCTGGAGCTGGCGTCCCCCGAGGCGGTGCAGCTAGCTGTCCAGTGTCTGAACGGGAGCCTGGTGCGCGGGAGGCGTATAACTGTGGCCGTTGCGGAGGACAGGCGGCCCCACGAGCCGGCGAAGATAAACACAGGGATGCCG gatTTGGAACTTGTCCTCTGCGAAGAGCTTGGACTGAACTCTG ATCCTGTCCCCAAAGCCGACACCCAGATCTTGACCCCTTCGAAGCAGAAGGCTCTTTACGCTGTTCCCATTGAAATGAG AACCTCCTTCCTGGTGCACATGTTGAAAGATTGCTTTCAGGAGGTCAGTTGGCTGCTCTCCATTGCGAAAGTCACTGGAAAAGTGGGGCTCCTGGTGATGGATACCATTCCACAGTCCCCTTACTTCTGGGCCATCCACCTCACGAAG GAATGCCATCAAAATATGCAAAAGCTGTTCACTGCCTTGGCAGAAGTTGAGTCTCAGGTTCCCTTTCTGATCAAGCAAGACGTCCACCAAGGGACACGGTGCCTGGCAGAGTGCGTTGTAGGGAACGAAGGCAATGCCTGGAACAG GTGCTGGGTTTTGGAAAAGGCGGAGGATCTGGCAATGGTGTTCTTTGTGGACTTTGGGCACTCCGCCACTGTCCCCTTGAATTCCCTGCGGAAGCTGGACAGAGATGAATTCTGGAAAATAAAACCTCTGGCGCAGCCGTTTGCACTCCAAGAAG GTGTTTTCCCGCCTCAAGTCATGATGCGACAGATTCTGGAAGGGAAGGTGGTCGGCCAGTTGCAGAGAGAG CCGCACATTTTGAAGTTCGCCCTCGAAGCAAACTAG
- the TDRD10 gene encoding tudor domain-containing protein 10 isoform X2 — MSNHNTERNNPKTHKNLGNPPRHPGSFRKKDSEVFIGNLPLDVKEMEMVLLLKEFGVKSVKKCMSLCSSFVFLELASPEAVQLAVQCLNGSLVRGRRITVAVAEDRRPHEPAKINTGMPDLELVLCEELGLNSDPVPKADTQILTPSKQKALYAVPIEMRTSFLVHMLKDCFQEVSWLLSIAKVTGKVGLLVMDTIPQSPYFWAIHLTKECHQNMQKLFTALAEVESQVPFLIKQDVHQGTRCLAECVVGNEGNAWNRCWVLEKAEDLAMVFFVDFGHSATVPLNSLRKLDRDEFWKIKPLAQPFALQEGVFPPQVMMRQILEGKVVGQLQREPHILKFALEAN; from the exons AT GTCAAACCACAACACTGAGAGGAATAATCCCAAAACTCACAAGAACCTTGGGAATCCACCCAGGCATCCTG GGTCTTTCAGGAAAAAAGATTCAGAAGTTTTCATCGGTAATCTCCCACTGGATGTCAAAGAG ATGGAAATGGTGCTCTTGCTGAAGGAGTTCGGTGTGAAGTCCGTCAAGAAGTGCATGTCGCTTTGTAGCAG TTTTGTGTTTCTGGAGCTGGCGTCCCCCGAGGCGGTGCAGCTAGCTGTCCAGTGTCTGAACGGGAGCCTGGTGCGCGGGAGGCGTATAACTGTGGCCGTTGCGGAGGACAGGCGGCCCCACGAGCCGGCGAAGATAAACACAGGGATGCCG gatTTGGAACTTGTCCTCTGCGAAGAGCTTGGACTGAACTCTG ATCCTGTCCCCAAAGCCGACACCCAGATCTTGACCCCTTCGAAGCAGAAGGCTCTTTACGCTGTTCCCATTGAAATGAG AACCTCCTTCCTGGTGCACATGTTGAAAGATTGCTTTCAGGAGGTCAGTTGGCTGCTCTCCATTGCGAAAGTCACTGGAAAAGTGGGGCTCCTGGTGATGGATACCATTCCACAGTCCCCTTACTTCTGGGCCATCCACCTCACGAAG GAATGCCATCAAAATATGCAAAAGCTGTTCACTGCCTTGGCAGAAGTTGAGTCTCAGGTTCCCTTTCTGATCAAGCAAGACGTCCACCAAGGGACACGGTGCCTGGCAGAGTGCGTTGTAGGGAACGAAGGCAATGCCTGGAACAG GTGCTGGGTTTTGGAAAAGGCGGAGGATCTGGCAATGGTGTTCTTTGTGGACTTTGGGCACTCCGCCACTGTCCCCTTGAATTCCCTGCGGAAGCTGGACAGAGATGAATTCTGGAAAATAAAACCTCTGGCGCAGCCGTTTGCACTCCAAGAAG GTGTTTTCCCGCCTCAAGTCATGATGCGACAGATTCTGGAAGGGAAGGTGGTCGGCCAGTTGCAGAGAGAG CCGCACATTTTGAAGTTCGCCCTCGAAGCAAACTAG